The nucleotide sequence CGAGCACGCGGAACCAGATCACCTCGAGCGCAAGCGAGGCGAGCCCGGAGACGCCGAAGTAGACGAGTGCGAGTGTCCGTACCGCGCCACCCTCCGCGATGTGCGCGCGGCCGGCTTCCGGCAGCGGCGCGCGCGGCTCGGGCTCTCGGGTGACAGCGTCGGGCGTGTCGCCGATGTCGCCGGTGTCGATCGGTCGCACGGGCAGCAGCCACGCGCCGATGCCGACGAGCAGGTTGAGGCCCGCGGCCACAAGGAACGTGCGGTTCAGGCCGACGTCGCCAATCAGGTGGAAGCCGGCAAGAATGGCGCCCGTGATGGCGCCGCCGGCGTTGATCGCGTACAACAGCCCGACGCGCGGCCCTAACACGCCACGCGCCACGATGGTGGATCGCACGACGAGCGGCAGTGTGGCGCCCATGAGCACGGTCGGCACGAGGAGCACGAGGAACGAACAGACAAAGCGCGCCAGGGTGAGCGCCACGAGGTGGTCCGGCACCGCGGCGTGCACCGCCCCGTAGAGCGTCTGCGCGGCATCGAGTCCCCACGGCGTGAGCAGCGCGCTGATGGCGATGCCGACTTCGATCGCGCCGAACCAGCGGAGCGGCGATCGCACGCGATCGGCGAGGCGTCCGGCCAGGAGGCTGCCCAGCGCGAGGCCGGCCATGAAGCTGGCGAGCACGGTGCTGGCCGCGTACGCTGTCACGCCGAAGACCAGCGACAGCATGCGCAGCCACAGCACCTGATACATCAGGCCGCTGACGCCAGACGCGAAGAACAACAGCGCCAGACCGGCCAGCGGCGGTCCACCAACACGAACGCGAGACGACGTGGGCATGCGGGCCGCGATTCTACATCGCTGCCTCTGCCCGACAGATGACCAGGGAAGAAGAAGGTACAAAGCTCACGCCATGACACCGATTCAGTTTGTCTGTGAGGCGCTCGTTCCTCAGTCACCACTGGAGATCGCCGAGCAGATGCTCGACCTGAGCCGATGGCCGGAGTTCACCGGCTACGGTCCGTTGCCGGGCATCCGAACGGCGGAGTTCGAGGAACGGACTCCGAACGTCCGCGGCACCCGCATCCGCGTCACCAGCGCCGACGAGTCGCGGTACATCGAGACGATCAGCGAATGGAACCCGCCCTCCCGGATTCAACTGGAATTCAGCGACTTCCAGCCACCGCTGGCACGTCTGACGACTCGCTTCGTGGAAACCTGGGAGTTCACCGAAGGGCCGGATGGTACCCGGGTGCGACGCCGGTTCGACCTGTATCCCCGTTCGGCATGGGCCCGGTTCCCGCTCTGGCTGATCTCCCGCCTGCTGCGCGGAGCAACGCAGCGGCACCTCCAACTGATTCAGGCAGCGGGCCACCAGAGGTGAGCGGCAGGTCAGGTGTTTGACAGTCGGGCTGCAGATTCGGCACGCTCTGTCACACCGTCATCGACTGGTTCAGCGCCAGCCGCTACGTGAAGCAGTCCCGAACCGTCCGCGCTGTGCAACGGAGATGGTGATGAAGAGCGCGCTCACGTGGATGGCTCTGGCGTATGCCGGAGGTGTGATGATGGCGCAGGGGCACGGCAACGGTTCGACGCGCGACGCGGTCAACCGCTTCAACGCCGCCATCAATCGCCACGACGTGGCCGCGGTCGGCGCGCTGCTGACCGAGGACACGGTGTTCGAGAACACTGGACCGGCGCCCGACGGCACGCGCATCGAGGGCAAAGCCGCGGTCGTGACGTTCTGGACCACGTGGTTCGTCAACAACGCCGATGCCACGTTCGACGCCGAAGAAGTCATCGTCGCCGGCGACCGCTGCACGGTGCGCTGGATCCATCGCAAGATGAGTGACGGCAAGCCGTGGCATCTTCGCGGCGTCGACGTCTTCACGGTTCGCGATGGCAAGATCGCGGCCAAGCTCGCCTACGTCAAGGGGTGACCAGCCTGCCGGTCGCGGTCAGCGGTGTCAGCCGCCGACGGGTCTGACGTCCGGTGCGCTCGTGTCCGTTGCCGACACCGTGCATCTGGCCGGCTGGGCCGTCGGTTCATGGGAGAACCTCAACGGAAGCGGTTGGGGGGGGGCTTACCGGCGTGCGATGCGGCTCCGGCTCCCGGGCAACACCGCGCCGTCGGCCAGGCGCTGCAGAAATGTCGCCAGCGGCGATACACGGACCGGCCCATCCTGCTGGGGCGTCTCGCCCAGGTACACCGCGTGGCACGCGCCGAGCATCCCGCCATCGTGCAACTCCCGCAGTGGCCGACCGAACTCTGACCGCCATTGCCGGCTGGCCTTCACTTCGATGCCGATGCTGGTCCTGCCCCGGCTCCAGACGAAGTCGACTTCCGTTCCGGATGGCGTGCGGTAGTACGACAGCGTGCCTCCGCAACCCGTATACGCCATGTGCGCGCGCAGTTCCTGGAACACCAGCGTCTCGAGCAACGTGCCGCGCTCGGCACCGTCCAGCGGCTCGCGCAGACGCTGCGCCAGCGCACGCACCACGCCGCAATCGAACAGATAGAATTTGGGATGCGTCACTTCCTTGACCTTGGCGCGCGGACGCCAGGCCGGTAGCCACGCACCGACCAGGGTGTCGGTCAGCACGTCGAAGTACCCCTGCACGGTTGGCCGTGCGACCGCGGCATCGCGCGCCAGCGAGGCCACGTTGGTCACCTGGCCATTGGCGAGCGCCGCGACCTCCAGGAACCGTGTGAACGACTCCAGGCTCCGCACCAGCGCCTCGGCGCGAATCTCCTGCGCAAGATAGGTGCTCACGTAGGCTTCAAGCAGATCGACGCGACCCGCCACGGAGCGTTCGCCGCGCACCAACGGCAACGTGCCGAATCGCAGCAAATCGTCCGCTGGCGGCATGCCGGACAATTCCGCGACGGTCAGCGGAAACATCTCGCGACTGATTACTCGCCCGGCGAGCAGATTGACGTCACCGCGCCGCAGGCGCCGCGCGGAGGAACCCGTCAGCGCAAAGCGCCAGCGCCGCGGCGATGACGCCAGCGCGTCGTGCACGTCGTTGAGCAGCGCCGGCAGTTTCTGCACTTCGTCCACCACGACCCAGGAGCCGGACGGCAGCGCATCGATCTCGCGGCGGAACACCTCCGGATCACGCATCAGGCGCAGCAGTTCGCGGTCGAGCAGCAGGTTGTA is from Acidobacteriota bacterium and encodes:
- a CDS encoding SRPBCC family protein; this translates as MRAAILHRCLCPTDDQGRRRYKAHAMTPIQFVCEALVPQSPLEIAEQMLDLSRWPEFTGYGPLPGIRTAEFEERTPNVRGTRIRVTSADESRYIETISEWNPPSRIQLEFSDFQPPLARLTTRFVETWEFTEGPDGTRVRRRFDLYPRSAWARFPLWLISRLLRGATQRHLQLIQAAGHQR
- a CDS encoding nuclear transport factor 2 family protein; this encodes MAQGHGNGSTRDAVNRFNAAINRHDVAAVGALLTEDTVFENTGPAPDGTRIEGKAAVVTFWTTWFVNNADATFDAEEVIVAGDRCTVRWIHRKMSDGKPWHLRGVDVFTVRDGKIAAKLAYVKG
- a CDS encoding ATP-binding protein — encoded protein: MYARRLTLPSRSFLLLGPRGVGKTTWLRQVLPDARWYNLLLDRELLRLMRDPEVFRREIDALPSGSWVVVDEVQKLPALLNDVHDALASSPRRWRFALTGSSARRLRRGDVNLLAGRVISREMFPLTVAELSGMPPADDLLRFGTLPLVRGERSVAGRVDLLEAYVSTYLAQEIRAEALVRSLESFTRFLEVAALANGQVTNVASLARDAAVARPTVQGYFDVLTDTLVGAWLPAWRPRAKVKEVTHPKFYLFDCGVVRALAQRLREPLDGAERGTLLETLVFQELRAHMAYTGCGGTLSYYRTPSGTEVDFVWSRGRTSIGIEVKASRQWRSEFGRPLRELHDGGMLGACHAVYLGETPQQDGPVRVSPLATFLQRLADGAVLPGSRSRIARR